The window AATGGTGATGGTAACTTAAAGGGAACTTTAATGCTGCGGGACCCAGATTCTAGGGGCATCAAACACTCCTTTAACAGAAATACAATAGCGAGCAAATAGTGtatctgtttacagtgcagccaaacaaatgtGCTGCTATATAAAGAGGTAATTAGTGAATATAAATACACTGAATTGGTATTGCTGAAAAACTTCTGACCATAAATAgtatgaaaaacagattttgatgGCATGAGAATCTTAAGTATTATAAATTTAAGATAGCATACTGGTACTTGggtttgttttatttaccaTTTATCTAACAGCCATTGGCTTTGTCTCAAAGGGCAAACTGTGTTGTGGTTTTAAAGTAATATAAAACCATTTCACCTTTTGTCCACCGGACTTTGACACAGAGGCATAGTTTAGCTGAACTGTGGTTGCAGCATgttgttgaatgtgtgtgcctgctgctTTTGTGCTCTGGCCCTTATTGATTAGTCTGCCTGAGACTTTGTTTGTGTTCCCATGGCTTGTTTTTGCACCACTGACTGAGAGGGGACTAATTTAGTATTTTTTAAAGATACATTCTAGTCAATAGTTGCATAACATCAAGATAAAAACTGACACGTTGCCTTGGGATGGAGCAGTAGCCAACAATAATTTGTACTGCTCTCAGCCCACCTGTTTGTTTACTTACTTAGCCCACGCGTTAGGGATTAgtcatttgtgttgttttgaaagCTATTTACTGTTCCTGGTCCTGTGCTAAAGCATGCAATCTGTCCTTAAAGTTCAGTGTAGGGTTTTGCTGTATTCAAACTGGGAAGATGTCCAGCAGGTAAGTATACACTCCCCCTTTTTTAATATTGGAATGCCAGCTTGTCTAACTGTGactcaaacaaaacattttatgagccttttgttgcagctctaaactGCAGTCTCTCCCTTTCTCAGCCCAACCAACTTCATCAGCCTAATGTTACATTTCTCCCTCCTGCACCATTACTGTATAAGAAATGGCATTGATGTTCCCCATTGAGCTCTGTGTATTCATCTATTTATATGAGAATCTGGTTTTGACCCCGAGGGCAGTGCTAACAACTTCACTACTGAGAAAGTTATATCTGCCTGAGACATTGCATCAGCTGACTAACTTGCTTTTGACTGCTGAGCATGTGAAATGAGAGCAAAGCTTGTGTTCGAGGTCCTGTAAGCATGAAAAGTGGTGAGTTTGTCGTGGCGTGTCTGTGTTTTACGTCTTTTGTGTGCCAGTGTTGTGGCTTTCTCGTGTTTATTTTCAGAAGGATGTCAATTGTTCACGTCAGCGCTCTTGATCAGTGTCGAGGACTTCTCTGATGCATCTTCTGTGTCTCTTCCACTTTCTCTTCTTTGTACAGCTGTAGACTTGCACCACTTCTCGCTGAGCAGTCCGTGACCTAATCTCCTGGTCTTTACACCTCTTTTTACAACATTTGTCCTCTgttcctttctctttcccccACAGCTGTCCgtggctctggaggagaagTCGTCCCTGCAGGCTGAGACTTGCGCCCTGAAGGAGAAGCTGAGTCGCTGTGACTCCCTGGATGCTTCCACCACAGCCATCACCGGCAAgaagctgcttctgctgcagagtCAGATAGAGCAGCTTCAAGAGGAGAACTACAGGTACAAGCTGTGACACACACGTAGAGTTGCTGAAAGCAGTCAGCCCTTTAGAAATTCAACATTCAGTAGTCATGTACACATCATGTGCTAACATCGTGGACACATGCAAATCAGATGCTGTTGTTGAGTTGATTTTGTGCTATGAAGTGTCTCACAATGAGTCCTTTGAGAGGAGATTTTACTCATAAGTAAACCGCTGCTCTCGTATCATGTATATGTCAGACTGGACAACAGCAGAGATGACATGCGTGTGCGGGGAGAGATACTCGAGCGCGAAGTGACCGAGCTGCAGCAGCGTAACGAAGAGCTGACCAGCCTGGCGCAGGAGGCCCAGGCCCTCAAAGACGAGATGGACATTCTCAGGTGAGACCAGTGCAGGCGCTGAATTACTGTGGAGGCCAAAACAGTGCATGCCTCCTCACAAGCTAACATAAGCTTGTACTCAGTCAAACTGCAGGGAAGTCGCGCTTGGTGGGCGTTGAATCACATGAACACTGAGGGTTTCGTGTTCTCTGCTTTTGTAGCTTTCCAACAGAGCATGTGAGATTGTGCAGTGTCAAACTAAGGAAGACTTACTGCGTTGAGGGTGTTTTAATGCAGTTCATTCAGAAttaataagatttttttttctgtgaaatataTTCTGATATAAAGATATAGGTATGTAGatacatatacatatagatatataggtgtgtgtgtgtgtgtgtgtgtgtgtgtgtgtgtgtgtgtaggacatTATTGTTAAGCAAATAGTTGGTCAACTTCTGTTGCAAATAAGTCAACTAGATGGTAATTATTATACACCTTAAATCAACCTTTATATCAGCCTGTATTGAGAGCGTAAAGCACCGTTTTGGCTAAAAATATGTCTCTTGTCTCTAATGAAAAAGTCTGGTGGTCTTGTACATTTTTTGTTCCCATCagtaaatcccatgaaaagaccagaaCCAACAATTGATCCCTCTAACACGTATTGTCTGTGTAGCCAGAGCCTCCTGTAGCTCATTCCTCTGTGCCCTAGAGCTCTTAACAGAAACTATAAAAAGCACATCAGTGAAACACTGGCAGGAAAATTGAAAAGTAGAGAAGCAAAGAGAGACAAACTAACACATTGTTTTGACCTTTCAAGGAATTTATTGACAGTCtcaaaaaatgtaaagtatCACCCGCCTTTTTGCTTTAAGCAGTAGTTCATCTATTATCAGTTTACACTCACAGAAACAACTCCCACACTGCCCACACACAGACGTCCATTCAGCTCCTCTCCCTGACATCTGTGTTGATAATATGAATTTCATGCATTGACACTAGTTTGCGTCAGAGTTGTTGGTTTTCAGTGGATAAGTACATATCTACACGGACTTATTGTGTAAAAGTCATATTCCTGTGCTGGGACTCGACGCCTCCCACactgtcctctcctccccctcaggCACTCGTCTGACCGGGTGAACCAGCTTGAAGCACTGGTGGAGACTTacaagaggaagctggaggatcTGGGAGACCTGCGCAGACAGGTGCGCCTCCTGGAGGAGCGCAACACCGTGTACATGCAGCGCACCTgcgagctggaggaggaactcCGCAGGGCCAACGCTGCCCGCAATCAGCTGGACACCTACAAGAGACAGGCAAGCCGTGGgttggaaggagggagggagggagagtgataCTTGCTCCCGCGTCGACGTCCAAGTGATGTTGAACACAGTCTGGCTTGTGCACGTGTTTGGAAAACATTGCAGTTTTTATAAAGAGCTCTGTTGCTATGCTCTCTGACTTGCAGGCTCACGAGCTGCACACCAAGCACTCAGCAGAGGCCATGAAAGCTGAGAAATGGCAGTTTGAGTACAAGAACCTTCACGACAAGTATGACGCACtacaaaaggagaaagaagtGAGTCGGTGAACGCTGTCGGGACATAAAAGTTGTGGTGGGCAAAGAATGAGCGCTGACAAAGTGCTTTTAACGTGCTGTCTTATCAGTGTGGAGCATCTGTTTGTAGTGGCTCTGTCTCATATCATGGTCACACACTGAAGCCCGGTATTACTAGACAAGATGCAGCGATCtagtttttatttcagtccTGTGTGGATCAACATTTGTTGTGATTATTACCTCCCTGCAGGAGGAATTGTTGCCAGGCAAATATCGTACTATTCTTCAGTGGACTCCCACGTCCTGTGTCAATTCTAGCACCTTCTGCAATCTGACAGGAGTGATTAATGTCCTCAGTTACTTGTGGGAGTGATTAAGAAATACATAGTGTACTGACATGAAGCCTACATTTCCTTTATGTTACTTGTAGGTCGTGTGTGTGAGTCGAGGTATACCTATGAAACTCGTCGCTCCATGGCGTTTGAGGGTCAGAGCTGGTCTAACAAAACCTAATGgaacattactttttttttttcttaatagTCTTTTGGCATTTTAGCCTTTACTTGACAGTCAGACAATAGACAGAGTAAATGTGGGGAGAGAGAGGTCATGTGGTTTACACCTTAACCATTAGTCCATCAGGGCGCTGTGTTCCCTTTGTTTTACATCCAGTGTTCCTTTCCACACTTGTCAGCTTTTGCTGGATAGAATTTATCGATGTCATTTTTAGCCTAATAACTCCTTTAACACAAACTAAAGCGGTCTGAATCAAAGCTGGAGCCCGTGTCATGTGCTTTGTTCTGTAGCGTCTGATCTCGGAAAGAGACACGCTTCGGGAGACGAACGACGAGCTCAGGTGTGCACAAGTCCAACAGAGGTGCCTCACTGGAGCTGGTGAGTTGGAACTGCGCTCAATTTAGAAACAAACGATTGAACTGCAAGATGGTGAAATACTCAAATGCAAGATTCCTCTTGTGGGAGAATACGTTCACAGTTTTTTAGCAGTATGTGTTGGTGGCTGACCATTAATTAACTTTGCACAGATATATAAAATCGCTTTTTCCAAAGAAGATTCTGAAGTGTTCTCGAGCCCATGTAGTGATGTCAAAGCGGTGAATCTCGCTTcatcaaatatattgtctttgtattgtttatatgtcaaaaggatcagcaaattatcactttctcttttatttatgttttccacaaCGTCCCGACCTTTTAGAAATGAGGTTATAAAGATGTTTCCTTCATATGAAATATTTGTTTcccagaataaaacaaacataagcAAATCGGGCCTTTTAATACAATCTGTTAATTTAGCAGTTGACAGTtaatgtctctctctgcaggaggcTTGTGTGACAGTGGTGTCACAGTGGGAAACCTCGCTGCAGAGATCATGCCTACTGAGCTCAAGTACGTCTATTCTGTTGTATCTGCATTTCTAAGCCACGGTGTGGgggttaatgtgtgtgtaaCAACCCAATTTAAGCATAACAGATGAGATTTTATTTCTAAACCTGTAACATTGCATTGGTGTCACTATCAGTAGCCCACTTGTGCTCTGTGTTCATCATCTGTAGCATGAGGCGCAGTTGGCGCCTGAAATAGCAACACATGTCAGTGCTGCACGTTTGGCCGGGGCGTTGTCCGATAGCTAGCTCGGCTGGCTCGGCAGACCTTCACTGACCGTTGCTCTCCGACCCATTTCATCTGacctccacctctttctctgacccctttctttcctcctgtctcccCCACTTCTTGTCATCGTCCGCTCCCTGTCGACAGGGAGACAGTGGTTCGTCTGCAGAGTGAGAACAAGATGTTGTGTGTCCAGGAGGAGACCTACAGGCAGAAACTAGTGGACGTGCAGGCTGAGCTGGAGGACGCTCAGCGCAGCAAGAATGCCTTGGAAACTCAGAACAGGTAGggcagtgtgcgtgtgtgtgcgtgttgtatatctatatatatttaaCACTACTGAACAAGACGTTGGACTGTATGTTAAGTTTAGAGTAGTCCACCATATTGTGTGTTCCTGGACATTAAGCTGGTTGTTTGGCTGATGGTAGGAGTGCTATCTGCCTAAATGTCAACTCACCCTCTGGACTGTGTGCTCAACTGAGCTGTGTGGGCTGGactggaggacagacagcagaaagccaGATTGTCCctcgactgtgtgtgtgtgtgtgtgtgtgtgtgtgtgtgtgtgtgtgtttacatggctGTGGGCATGTGGACATGTgggtggactgtgtgtgtgtgtttgtgtgtgtgtccatgcaacACCAGGCCCAGGGTGTGGGAAGCATCCTCAGCAACAGtaacaggaggagaggagtggagtgGGCATGCTCAGTCGAGCAAAGCGGTGAATGGCCAGGCAGCACACTTGGTGGAATGGCTGAACACTCCCTGCAGCAGATGTACAGAGATCCACATGATACTTTGCAAACATCTTCCACCCACAGCATCAACTAAATAACCTTGTGTTTCATCTTTACCATCTGCCTCCCTTTTCTTTGTTACTCTCTCACACAGTGTTCCCTAAAcctttccattttctctctgttagcttgtttttttgttttgttttgttttgttttttttgttctgtctgttccTAACCTCTCCTCTTGTTCCTCGCCTGTCCTTGTCTGTTTGCTAGactgaaccagcagcagatctCAGACCTGCGTTCTCAGGTGGAGGAGCTCCAGAAAGCGCTCCAGGAGCAGGACAGCAAGACTGAGGATGTGAGTGGACAGactttccttctcctctgcccACTTTTGCCACTTTTGTTGTAACTCAAATCAAGAGATCAGCCCATGTTTttgatcttcatcagctgattaTTGTTTCTGTATTAATTACTGTATGGATCTATAGCTGATATATACTCTGATAATACTGTGAAACATGAATTTTCATGTCATTCCAAGAAATCCTCAAtctttgtgtatttatatatatatctgatTAGAGCAATGATGCTTCAGGTCGCActccctgtgtgtttgcatgacaCTCAGAGTATATTGAAAGCACTTGTGTTTGATGTACTTTGATACATGTTGTGTGGGAATTTAACCCATGTTTGCTGTGGTGATTCACTGTTGACGCctgcccctctctgtctgtctctctctgcctgccccCATCGATCAACTCCGCCAAAATCAGGCCATTGTAAGTACGGCCCACCCTCTGTCCCTGGCCTATGATTTAACTCTTTGACAGCTTGACTCTCGCAgcttatatgtgtgtgtgtgtgtgtgtgtgtgtatgtttgtgtgtggcatttAAAAACCCTGTGTGTTGGGTTTTGAGTGTAAtgggtttttttcttcttcttttgaagTCCTCTTTGCTGAAGAAAAAGCTTGAGGAGCATTTGTAAGTACTCCACTGCTTCTTTCTTTGTCCATGTGGCTTCCAAACACAAGTGAATTCACACACTCTTcatatgtgcttattttaggGAGAAGCTCCATGAGGCCCACTCAGATCTCCAAAAGAAAAGGGAGGTCATTGATGACCTAGAGCCCAAAGCGGACAGCAGTAGTAAGtccactctctctgcctctttgagCACCTGccagtgtcctctctctctctttcttcttctcacatcgtttattttttcccctttcagtGGCAAAGAAGATAGACGAGCTCCAGGAGATCCTGCGGAAGAAGGATGAGGACATGAAGCAGATGGAGGAGCGATACAAGCGCTATGTGGAGAAGGCAAGAACGGTCAGTCCACCTAAAGGAACATGTTGTCCTCAGCATATGGCTCTAAAATAGAAGTGTGAGGGTTATTTTTATCACTGGTCAAAGGGcaacttcactgattttagTCATCAGAGGCTGTTTACAGGTGTTGGAGAGTACTGCTGCATATTTGAAAATGGTTACATAAGTGTTTTgaggctccagagggagctgtgtgaaatctgataaattgcctcatgtgatgtcacttgagtcaaagtcagttggggctgaagactacgagtttgaaaatgaaaaaaaaaatctgggagtgaggagttagaaagaagtgagccCACTCCCCATCTCTGCCTGAGGCCAGCGGCTTAaagctacattagctgctgctagcataacacacctgaatctgaCAGAACTGTTGGCGGTGGAGTggcattatgggtaatgttCGTGCTAGGGTTTGACAAGGAGAAAGTGTGAAATCAAAAAAAGATGCTATCTCTGTCACTGAT of the Chaetodon auriga isolate fChaAug3 chromosome 16, fChaAug3.hap1, whole genome shotgun sequence genome contains:
- the hook2 gene encoding protein Hook homolog 2, whose translation is MSLDKAELCDSLLTWLQTFQVPSCNSKYDLTSGVAIAHVLHRIDPSWFNETWLGRIKEESGANWRLKVSNLKKILKSMLEYYHDVLGHQVSDEHLPDVNLIGEMGDVTELGKLVQLVLGCAVSCEKKQEQIQQIMTLEESVQHVVMTAIQELLSKEPSSQPGSPETYGDFDYQSRKYYFLSEEADEKEDLSQRCRDLEHQLSVALEEKSSLQAETCALKEKLSRCDSLDASTTAITGKKLLLLQSQIEQLQEENYRLDNSRDDMRVRGEILEREVTELQQRNEELTSLAQEAQALKDEMDILRHSSDRVNQLEALVETYKRKLEDLGDLRRQVRLLEERNTVYMQRTCELEEELRRANAARNQLDTYKRQAHELHTKHSAEAMKAEKWQFEYKNLHDKYDALQKEKERLISERDTLRETNDELRCAQVQQRCLTGAGGLCDSGVTVGNLAAEIMPTELKETVVRLQSENKMLCVQEETYRQKLVDVQAELEDAQRSKNALETQNRLNQQQISDLRSQVEELQKALQEQDSKTEDSSLLKKKLEEHLEKLHEAHSDLQKKREVIDDLEPKADSSMAKKIDELQEILRKKDEDMKQMEERYKRYVEKARTVIKTLDPKQPAPATPDIQALKNQLTEKERKIQHLEHDYEKSRARHDQEEKLIITAWYNMGMALHQKVSGERLGPSNQAMSFLAQQRQSTNARRGLTRHHPR